A genomic stretch from Candidatus Bathyarchaeota archaeon includes:
- a CDS encoding Mov34/MPN/PAD-1 family protein yields the protein MRYFGLLVVMIAEVVIGRKLLDAILESARVAYPRETILLLRGKAKRGRIEITDLVIPPLATHGRGFSSFPAYMLPMDFSLMGSVHSHPSGVAKPSVGDLNHSWGRIIMIVAYPFAGKENVVVYSRSGEKIALQLTE from the coding sequence ATGAGATATTTTGGTTTGCTGGTCGTAATGATAGCAGAGGTTGTGATTGGTCGGAAATTGCTAGATGCTATTTTAGAAAGTGCAAGAGTCGCATATCCTCGGGAAACGATTCTTCTTTTACGTGGTAAGGCTAAAAGAGGCAGAATCGAAATAACAGACCTTGTGATTCCCCCGTTGGCTACTCATGGCAGAGGGTTTTCAAGCTTTCCTGCATATATGCTTCCGATGGACTTTTCGCTTATGGGAAGTGTTCACTCGCACCCATCAGGCGTGGCAAAGCCTTCGGTAGGAGACTTGAACCATTCTTGGGGTAGAATAATAATGATAGTGGCATATCCATTTGCTGGAAAAGAAAATGTAGTGGTTTATAGTCGTTCAGGTGAAAAAATAGCATTGCAACTGACAGAATAA
- a CDS encoding lipoate--protein ligase family protein: MSPWRLLKPKTDNAFVNMAVDEAILRARIEEKVPNTLRFFRWYPSAVSIGRFQNVYDAVDLENCRIHGVDVVKRISGGGAVYHDSEDEITYSVIVKQEDLGTDDVAEAYMRICSGLIEAAQILGVDVEYDKGNVKQCPNITVKERKISGSAQAHKRGVILQHGTLLMNVDLPKMFTFLKVPWADTRVDLINIATRKITSVADELGSCVAVDRACEALTRGFEKALGIKLVGGILTDYELNLARRLEEGKFATYEWNFEGKTNLLSSKPVS, translated from the coding sequence ATGTCTCCTTGGCGTCTGCTAAAACCCAAAACAGACAATGCCTTCGTTAACATGGCGGTTGACGAGGCCATACTGCGGGCGAGAATCGAAGAAAAAGTACCTAATACTTTACGTTTTTTTCGTTGGTACCCTTCTGCCGTGTCTATTGGGCGTTTTCAGAACGTTTACGACGCAGTTGACTTGGAAAACTGCAGAATCCACGGCGTGGATGTGGTTAAGCGTATTTCCGGAGGCGGCGCGGTTTACCATGACTCTGAAGACGAAATCACCTACAGTGTTATCGTGAAACAGGAGGATTTAGGAACGGATGACGTCGCAGAGGCGTACATGCGAATTTGCAGCGGACTAATTGAAGCAGCTCAAATTCTAGGCGTAGACGTTGAATACGACAAGGGTAATGTCAAACAATGTCCTAACATAACCGTTAAAGAGCGGAAGATTTCTGGAAGCGCTCAGGCACATAAAAGAGGTGTAATTCTTCAACACGGTACTCTCTTGATGAACGTTGACTTGCCGAAAATGTTCACATTTCTCAAAGTTCCTTGGGCAGACACCCGTGTAGACTTGATAAATATTGCTACGAGAAAAATTACGTCGGTTGCAGATGAGTTAGGCAGCTGTGTAGCCGTCGACCGAGCTTGTGAAGCGTTGACCAGAGGATTTGAAAAAGCTCTCGGCATAAAGCTTGTAGGAGGCATCCTGACAGATTATGAGTTAAATCTTGCGCGGAGACTAGAAGAAGGAAAGTTTGCAACTTATGAGTGGAATTTCGAAGGTAAGACTAACCTATTAAGCTCCAAACCAGTCAGTTAG
- a CDS encoding YcaQ family DNA glycosylase, with protein MRLTTVSKETARRFLITRQRFQHSEGKNGTLEAIRRLECVQIDPVRVVHRNHHLVLYNRVGNYKLSYLDTLLYKDKAVFEYWCNEKSIIPMEEFRYFNYRMQNYMEFHSPFYERLKARREELKGVVRHVLSTIKANGPLCAKDFEKVGRKAAKRVLNLLWDCGEVMIHHVDGNRRYYDLMEHILPKNLIVEIPTREEYDRFMIEKYMRAYGFVDTRDWRFGWHTLKSPQRKAIVEEMVKDRKICPVKVEGVKHVYYVLERYLEMLEVAEDSSIEEEIHFIAPLDNFIWNRRMISEIFGFTYVWEIYKIPEKRQYGYYVLPILCGSKFVGRIDPKLDRVNKTMIVNSLVLEEGRFEENFVVELVSTLRKFLSFHEALHVKIVKTKPKKLKSALLAELSRYA; from the coding sequence ATGAGGTTGACGACGGTTTCAAAGGAGACTGCGAGAAGATTTCTCATCACTAGGCAGAGATTTCAGCACAGCGAAGGAAAAAATGGAACGTTGGAGGCAATCAGGCGGCTGGAATGTGTCCAAATTGATCCCGTCCGTGTTGTCCACCGCAACCATCACTTAGTTCTCTATAACAGAGTAGGCAACTATAAACTCTCATATTTAGACACGTTACTCTACAAGGACAAAGCTGTGTTCGAATACTGGTGCAACGAGAAATCAATTATCCCCATGGAGGAGTTCCGATATTTTAACTATCGAATGCAAAATTATATGGAGTTTCACTCGCCTTTCTATGAACGTTTGAAAGCTAGGCGAGAAGAACTTAAAGGTGTAGTTCGTCACGTATTATCAACTATCAAAGCTAATGGCCCATTGTGTGCAAAGGATTTTGAAAAAGTGGGGCGCAAAGCTGCAAAACGTGTTTTAAACTTGCTTTGGGATTGTGGAGAGGTAATGATTCATCATGTGGATGGAAATCGTCGATACTACGATTTGATGGAGCACATCCTGCCTAAGAACTTGATCGTTGAGATACCCACTAGAGAGGAATATGACCGATTCATGATTGAGAAATACATGAGGGCTTACGGTTTCGTTGATACACGTGACTGGAGATTTGGCTGGCATACATTAAAATCTCCACAACGCAAGGCAATAGTAGAAGAAATGGTCAAGGATAGAAAGATCTGTCCAGTAAAAGTAGAAGGTGTTAAGCATGTCTATTACGTTCTAGAAAGATATTTAGAGATGCTCGAGGTCGCAGAAGATTCTTCCATTGAAGAAGAAATTCATTTTATTGCTCCTCTTGATAACTTCATCTGGAACCGGAGAATGATCTCCGAAATTTTCGGTTTCACTTACGTGTGGGAAATCTATAAGATTCCGGAGAAGAGGCAATATGGCTACTACGTCTTGCCTATCCTTTGTGGTTCAAAATTTGTTGGAAGAATTGATCCGAAATTGGACAGGGTGAACAAAACGATGATCGTTAATTCTTTGGTCTTAGAGGAAGGACGCTTTGAAGAAAACTTTGTTGTTGAATTAGTATCTACACTGAGGA